From one Agathobaculum sp. NTUH-O15-33 genomic stretch:
- a CDS encoding cation:proton antiporter, translated as MLLPILRLLATVVLAFVVGRLLARIKLPAILGWLITGMLLGPHALQLLDQSVLDALWYQAAVHVLECTVGLLIGTELVWKRIKQFGKQIIVTTLTQSLGTFLVVSLVFGIIFHFMDIPLYLAVIFGGIALATAPAPALSIVREFQTNGPVTKTLIPMAALDDMVGVVVFFSVISLVASRVSTERLPAYMIALVVLLPLGVGAAVGVPAGLLLKKERGPAPTVALLVGTLLLASAAGFYLNYRVMPRPVLNFMLIGMAFSAVFANMVGEVRLERILCSFNPFLGLSMIVVILNLGAPLDYHLILGAGLFTALYIVSRAAGKYGGAYLGATLTGAPQTVRKYLGLTLLPHSGVSLVFTGIAVSVLSGPAPESAQIIQGTIAAAAVINEVLAVVIAKKGFEWSGELR; from the coding sequence ATGCTATTACCGATTCTCAGGCTTTTGGCCACAGTCGTTCTTGCTTTTGTGGTGGGCAGGCTGCTCGCTAGGATCAAGCTGCCCGCTATTCTCGGCTGGCTGATCACCGGCATGCTCCTCGGCCCGCACGCGCTGCAGCTGCTCGATCAGAGCGTGCTCGACGCGCTGTGGTACCAAGCCGCCGTTCACGTTCTGGAGTGCACCGTCGGCCTTCTGATCGGCACGGAGCTTGTGTGGAAGCGAATCAAGCAGTTCGGCAAGCAGATCATCGTCACCACGCTGACGCAGTCGCTCGGCACCTTTCTGGTGGTCAGTCTTGTGTTCGGCATCATTTTTCATTTCATGGATATCCCGCTCTATCTCGCCGTGATCTTTGGCGGCATCGCGTTGGCCACTGCTCCGGCTCCGGCGCTTTCGATCGTGCGGGAATTTCAAACCAATGGGCCGGTCACCAAAACCCTGATCCCCATGGCCGCGCTGGACGATATGGTGGGCGTTGTGGTGTTCTTTTCGGTCATCTCCCTTGTGGCTTCCCGTGTTTCCACCGAGCGTTTACCGGCGTATATGATCGCGTTAGTCGTGCTGCTGCCGCTGGGAGTTGGCGCGGCGGTGGGCGTGCCGGCCGGTTTGCTCCTGAAAAAGGAACGGGGGCCCGCGCCGACGGTCGCGCTGCTCGTTGGCACCCTGCTCCTTGCCTCCGCCGCCGGTTTTTACTTGAACTACCGGGTCATGCCGCGCCCTGTTTTGAACTTCATGCTCATCGGTATGGCGTTCTCCGCCGTTTTTGCCAATATGGTGGGCGAGGTGCGGCTGGAACGGATTCTGTGCAGCTTCAACCCGTTCCTCGGTTTGTCGATGATCGTGGTCATTTTAAATTTGGGCGCGCCGCTCGATTACCATCTGATCTTGGGCGCGGGCCTGTTTACCGCCCTATACATCGTCTCACGCGCGGCGGGCAAGTATGGCGGCGCTTATCTGGGCGCGACCCTTACCGGCGCGCCGCAGACCGTGCGCAAGTATTTGGGCCTTACGCTGCTGCCGCATTCCGGCGTCTCGCTCGTTTTCACCGGCATTGCCGTTTCCGTGCTCAGCGGCCCCGCGCCTGAAAGCGCGCAGATCATTCAGGGCACGATTGCGGCCGCGGCGGTCATCAACGAGGTGCTTGCGGTCGTTATCGCCAAAAAAGGCTTTGAATGGTCGGGCGAGCTGCGTTAG
- the galE gene encoding UDP-glucose 4-epimerase GalE: MAILVLGGAGYIGSHTVRALIDAGRDVAVADNLETGYRAAVHPQARFYEGDIRDRAFVDRVLESEQIEGVIHFAANSQVGESMTDPLKYYDNNLTGTKVLLESMVAHGVLKIVFSSTAATYGEPERVPILETDRTDPTNCYGETKLSMEKMMKWVSAAHGLRFVALRYFNACGAQPDGSIGEAHNPETHLVPLILQVPNGQRAQIAIFGEDYPTPDGTCIRDYIHVCDLAQAHILALDYLLAGGENNIFNLGNGVGFSVKEVIEETRRVTGHPIPATVCPRRAGDPAQLIASSAKAREVLGWEPQYDDLHTIIATAWDWHKAHPHGYFK; encoded by the coding sequence ATGGCAATTTTAGTTTTGGGCGGCGCGGGCTACATTGGTTCGCACACCGTACGCGCGCTGATCGACGCGGGACGCGACGTGGCCGTGGCCGATAATCTGGAGACCGGCTACCGTGCGGCCGTGCACCCGCAGGCCCGCTTTTACGAAGGCGACATCCGCGACCGCGCGTTTGTGGACCGTGTGCTGGAAAGCGAGCAGATCGAAGGCGTGATCCATTTCGCCGCCAACAGTCAGGTCGGCGAAAGCATGACGGACCCGCTGAAATATTATGATAACAATCTGACCGGCACCAAGGTGCTGCTGGAAAGCATGGTCGCGCACGGCGTGCTGAAGATCGTATTTTCCTCCACCGCCGCGACCTATGGGGAGCCCGAGCGCGTGCCCATCCTCGAAACCGATCGCACCGACCCGACCAACTGCTACGGCGAGACCAAGCTTTCGATGGAAAAGATGATGAAATGGGTTTCCGCCGCGCACGGCCTGCGCTTTGTGGCCTTGCGCTACTTCAACGCCTGCGGCGCGCAGCCAGACGGCTCGATCGGCGAGGCCCACAATCCGGAGACCCATCTTGTGCCGCTGATCCTGCAAGTGCCGAACGGCCAGCGCGCGCAGATCGCCATCTTCGGCGAGGATTATCCCACGCCGGACGGCACCTGCATCCGCGATTATATCCACGTTTGCGATCTGGCGCAGGCGCATATTCTGGCGCTCGACTACCTGCTCGCGGGCGGTGAAAACAACATCTTTAACCTTGGCAACGGCGTGGGCTTTTCGGTCAAGGAGGTCATCGAGGAGACCCGCCGCGTGACCGGCCACCCGATCCCGGCTACCGTTTGCCCGCGCCGCGCGGGCGACCCGGCGCAGCTGATCGCTTCGAGTGCCAAGGCCCGCGAGGTGCTCGGCTGGGAACCGCAGTACGACGACCTGCACACCATAATCGCGACCGCGTGGGACTGGCACAAGGCCCATCCCCACGGCTACTTCAAGTAA
- a CDS encoding aldose epimerase family protein yields MDIVCTPFGRDRAGHAVLRYTLTEGALSASILTLGGVLQSLTVPDRNGKPVDVVLGFDSAEDYEQQTCYIGALIGRCANRIAEGRFVLNGQAYQLACNENGTTHLHGGKIGFDKRQWITSIHSEGLSLQYHSPAGEEGYPGALHAAVTYRLTANSLIIDYHAESDTPTPCNLTNHSYFNLDGHGAGPVGGQRIRLNAARYTPIDAASIPTGEIAATQGTPMDLTRETPLGAHWDDDFEQLRLAGGYDHNFIVDGAFGTLRPAARVSSERTGIIMDVDTTMPGMQLYTGNFLRADMPAGKGGVKYAPRHGFCLETQYYPSALTLPQFPQPVLRPGETYRHQTVFRFSAE; encoded by the coding sequence ATGGATATTGTATGCACGCCCTTTGGGCGCGACCGCGCGGGCCATGCGGTGCTGCGCTATACGTTGACGGAAGGGGCGCTTTCCGCCTCGATCCTGACGCTGGGCGGCGTTTTGCAGTCGCTTACCGTGCCGGACCGGAACGGCAAGCCCGTGGACGTGGTGCTCGGCTTTGATTCGGCCGAGGATTACGAACAGCAGACCTGCTATATCGGCGCGTTGATCGGCCGGTGCGCCAACCGCATCGCGGAGGGCCGCTTTGTGCTGAACGGGCAAGCCTATCAGCTTGCCTGCAATGAAAACGGTACGACCCACCTGCACGGCGGTAAAATTGGCTTTGATAAACGGCAGTGGATCACCTCGATCCATTCCGAAGGGCTCAGCCTGCAATACCACAGCCCGGCGGGCGAAGAAGGCTATCCCGGCGCGCTGCACGCCGCCGTTACCTATCGGCTGACGGCGAACAGTCTGATCATCGACTATCACGCCGAGTCCGACACGCCTACCCCCTGCAACCTGACGAACCACAGCTACTTCAATCTGGACGGCCACGGCGCGGGTCCGGTGGGCGGGCAGCGCATCCGGCTGAACGCCGCGCGCTATACGCCGATCGACGCCGCGAGTATCCCGACCGGCGAGATCGCCGCGACGCAGGGCACGCCGATGGACCTGACCCGCGAAACGCCCCTCGGCGCGCATTGGGACGACGATTTTGAACAGCTGCGCCTTGCCGGCGGGTACGACCACAACTTTATCGTGGACGGCGCCTTTGGTACGCTGCGCCCTGCGGCGCGTGTGAGTAGCGAGCGCACCGGCATCATCATGGATGTGGATACCACCATGCCCGGTATGCAGCTATACACCGGCAACTTTTTACGCGCCGATATGCCCGCGGGCAAGGGCGGCGTCAAATACGCGCCGCGGCACGGCTTCTGTCTGGAAACGCAGTATTACCCAAGCGCGCTCACCCTGCCCCAGTTCCCGCAGCCCGTGCTGCGCCCCGGCGAGACATACCGGCACCAAACCGTGTTCCGCTTTTCGGCAGAATAA
- a CDS encoding zinc-ribbon domain containing protein — translation MFQDKTIVCKDCGQEFTFTASEQEFFAEKGFTNEPQRCKPCRDARKGNSRGGQGGGRQMYDAVCAECGKPCKVPFEPRNDRPVYCSDCFRR, via the coding sequence ATGTTTCAAGACAAAACTATCGTCTGCAAGGATTGCGGACAGGAGTTCACCTTCACAGCCAGCGAACAGGAGTTCTTTGCTGAAAAGGGCTTCACCAACGAGCCGCAGCGCTGCAAGCCCTGCCGCGATGCACGCAAAGGCAACTCCCGCGGTGGTCAGGGTGGCGGCCGCCAGATGTATGACGCTGTTTGCGCCGAGTGCGGCAAGCCCTGCAAGGTGCCCTTCGAGCCCCGTAACGACCGTCCTGTGTACTGCAGCGATTGTTTCCGCAGATAA
- a CDS encoding LacI family DNA-binding transcriptional regulator — MATLKELAEYTGFSIATISRVLNNDPTMSVSDSTRAAILDAAGKLHYDTAARTRKARVNIRTRRFAIAEMLTPAQQLADPYYLYLKNFAEQRFFDLGAEVTHLLERNGAYRQNMPQPVDGVLAIGIFSEAQIESLRSITENLVFLDSAPDELHFDSVVLNFRLGVEQALDYFMQRGHRSIGFLGPDCKLDQKKRPAPEVRRQYFIQYMQDRDLFDPKLLFNAKMNARDARDAISARLTAGGPMPTALLAANEEAAIGAVGAMREAGLRVPHDLSIISFNNTAVSALTDPPLTSISTHVEAMSATAVSLLARRTDGALPDMPLKIVVPPTLIERDSVFAPSK; from the coding sequence ATGGCTACGCTAAAAGAGCTGGCGGAATATACGGGTTTTTCCATCGCGACGATCTCCCGTGTGCTCAATAACGACCCCACGATGAGCGTGAGCGATTCGACGCGCGCCGCGATACTGGACGCCGCCGGAAAGCTGCATTACGATACCGCCGCGCGCACGCGCAAGGCGCGCGTGAACATACGCACACGTCGTTTCGCCATTGCGGAAATGCTCACCCCGGCCCAGCAGTTGGCTGATCCTTACTACTTATACCTGAAAAACTTTGCCGAGCAGCGCTTTTTCGATCTGGGCGCCGAGGTCACGCACCTGCTGGAACGCAACGGCGCTTACCGCCAGAATATGCCCCAGCCGGTGGACGGCGTGCTCGCCATCGGTATTTTTTCCGAAGCGCAGATTGAATCGCTGCGCAGCATCACCGAAAATTTGGTTTTTCTCGATTCCGCGCCGGACGAGTTGCATTTTGATTCCGTGGTGCTGAATTTTCGCCTTGGCGTCGAGCAGGCGCTCGATTATTTTATGCAGCGCGGCCACCGCAGCATCGGCTTTTTAGGGCCGGACTGCAAGCTGGACCAAAAAAAGCGCCCCGCGCCGGAAGTGCGGCGGCAGTATTTTATTCAATACATGCAGGACCGGGATCTGTTCGATCCCAAACTGCTCTTTAACGCGAAAATGAACGCGCGTGACGCGCGCGACGCCATCAGCGCACGGCTGACCGCCGGCGGGCCGATGCCCACCGCCCTGCTGGCCGCCAACGAAGAAGCCGCGATCGGCGCGGTCGGCGCGATGCGGGAAGCCGGGCTGCGTGTGCCGCACGACCTTTCCATCATCAGCTTTAATAACACCGCTGTTTCCGCGCTGACCGATCCGCCGCTCACCAGCATCAGCACGCACGTCGAAGCAATGAGCGCCACCGCGGTGAGCCTTCTTGCCCGCCGCACCGACGGCGCGTTGCCGGATATGCCGCTCAAGATCGTCGTGCCGCCCACGCTGATCGAGCGCGACAGCGTTTTTGCACCCAGTAAATAA
- a CDS encoding UDP-glucose--hexose-1-phosphate uridylyltransferase — translation MIDNAVAKLIAYAEKTGLTLPEDRVWATNALLEVLQLPAFDAPAYEGPIDLPGVLDELTDDAYARGVTSENSIVYRDLFDTSLMGRLTPPPREVTARFRALYAQSPQKATDWFYQFSQNTNYIRRDRIARDMQWKTGTNYGTLDITINLSKPEKDPKAIAAAREMPQSGYPKCQLCAENEGYAGRVDHPARQNHRIIPLTIDGSPWFLQYSPYVYYNEHCIVLNSRHVPMQIDRACFRKLTDFVTQFPHYFVGSNADLPIVGGSILSHDHFQGGHYQFAMERAPIETRVPFAGFDDVTAGIVRWPMSVIRLRAADRERLIELADRILKAWRGYTDEGARIYAETGGVPHSTITPIARRRGDDYELDLVLRNNLTTEEHPLGLYHPHAEKHHIKKENIGLIEVMGLAVLPARLKDELESVAAGLIEGADLTADESTASHAAWAQEIARRIPLSEANVRDVLRQEVGKVFAAVLEDAGVFARTDKGQAAFLRFIETVR, via the coding sequence ATGATCGACAACGCAGTCGCCAAGCTGATCGCATACGCGGAAAAGACCGGGCTAACCCTGCCCGAGGATCGCGTGTGGGCCACGAACGCGCTGCTGGAGGTATTACAGCTTCCCGCCTTTGACGCGCCCGCCTATGAGGGCCCGATCGATCTGCCCGGCGTGCTGGACGAACTGACGGACGACGCTTACGCGCGCGGCGTGACGAGTGAAAACTCCATCGTTTACCGCGACCTGTTCGACACCTCGCTGATGGGCCGCCTGACCCCGCCGCCGCGCGAGGTGACCGCTCGTTTCCGCGCGCTTTACGCGCAGTCGCCCCAAAAGGCGACCGATTGGTTCTATCAGTTCAGCCAAAACACCAATTACATACGCCGCGACCGCATCGCGCGGGATATGCAGTGGAAGACCGGGACCAATTACGGCACGCTGGATATCACCATCAACCTATCCAAGCCGGAAAAAGACCCCAAGGCCATCGCTGCCGCGCGCGAGATGCCGCAATCCGGCTACCCCAAGTGCCAGCTCTGCGCGGAAAACGAGGGCTACGCGGGCCGCGTCGATCACCCGGCGCGGCAGAACCACCGCATCATCCCGCTCACGATCGACGGCAGCCCGTGGTTTTTGCAGTATTCCCCCTATGTTTACTATAACGAGCACTGCATCGTGCTGAACAGCCGCCACGTGCCCATGCAGATCGACCGCGCTTGTTTCCGCAAGCTGACCGATTTCGTCACCCAGTTCCCGCACTATTTCGTCGGCTCGAACGCCGATCTGCCGATCGTCGGCGGCTCCATCCTGTCGCACGATCATTTTCAGGGCGGTCACTACCAATTTGCCATGGAGCGTGCGCCGATTGAAACGCGCGTACCGTTCGCCGGCTTTGACGATGTGACCGCCGGTATCGTGCGCTGGCCGATGTCGGTCATTCGCCTGCGCGCCGCGGACCGCGAGCGCCTGATCGAGCTGGCCGATCGCATTCTGAAGGCGTGGCGCGGCTATACGGACGAAGGCGCGCGGATCTATGCCGAGACCGGCGGCGTGCCGCATTCCACCATCACGCCGATCGCCCGCCGCCGCGGCGACGATTACGAGCTGGACCTTGTGCTGCGCAACAATTTAACGACAGAGGAGCACCCGCTCGGCCTGTACCATCCGCACGCGGAAAAGCACCATATCAAGAAGGAAAACATCGGCCTGATCGAGGTCATGGGTCTTGCCGTGCTGCCCGCCCGCCTGAAAGACGAGCTGGAAAGCGTGGCCGCGGGCCTGATCGAAGGAGCCGATCTGACGGCGGATGAAAGCACCGCGTCCCATGCCGCGTGGGCGCAGGAGATCGCGCGCCGCATACCGCTGAGCGAAGCCAATGTGCGCGACGTGCTGCGGCAGGAGGTCGGCAAGGTGTTCGCCGCCGTGCTCGAGGACGCGGGCGTGTTTGCCCGCACGGACAAAGGGCAGGCCGCGTTCCTTCGCTTTATAGAAACGGTGAGGTGA
- a CDS encoding sensor domain-containing diguanylate cyclase codes for MSVRTSMYRMVFALIVLPFLLFSLVITNLYSSILENIIADSLRVVADAQVAEMANFCEQQKEYLEFIGTMDLSHAAMRSELAGDMNQYLDNVLLARVQTLDYLNTLAIIDNKNRVVACSAAHTAFANEGIDNVLQAMKGQPFHISDVLTDAKGQKLLVATARIEEGGQTLGYILAEINLDFYSAIRERAELWNDSTFYLLDGRGQIVSAGTQNEKRESFVTSAQEREDYNEKYSAIDFEKEPEGSFCYTMNENSYITYYSDVAYTDWRVLLSVNLSNYQSKETVYFVLACSMVLLCILLAIWIGRFASKRIIHPIKSISGTLQNIRQEQDYTLRVAVERKDELGSLAGEVNELLDFIETENLYKTQQQRLLQAKAEQDALTKVLNKERIDQVLQEAIERHRADRTPMAVLFVDVDDFKDFNTQYGHNVGDQVLLYLTSKLAQQTGGTVGRVGGDEFLVIMEASEQLASLDAFLNRLEEPSNNQFVVRGSGARLYVYCSIGAVRIDFSQSGMENLTSAQVTERADAAMYQAKHGGKHGHVILDYTPPDVME; via the coding sequence ATGAGCGTTCGTACTTCCATGTACCGCATGGTTTTTGCTTTGATCGTCTTGCCCTTTCTACTGTTTAGCTTGGTTATCACAAATCTGTACTCCAGCATACTGGAGAACATCATTGCGGATAGCCTTCGTGTGGTCGCAGATGCGCAAGTTGCGGAAATGGCGAATTTTTGTGAGCAGCAAAAAGAATATCTGGAATTTATCGGCACCATGGATCTGTCTCACGCGGCCATGCGCAGCGAGCTGGCCGGAGATATGAATCAGTATTTGGACAATGTGCTTTTGGCCCGCGTGCAAACGCTGGACTATTTGAACACCCTTGCTATCATTGACAACAAGAACCGCGTCGTCGCGTGCAGCGCGGCCCACACGGCCTTTGCGAATGAGGGCATCGATAACGTGTTGCAAGCCATGAAGGGGCAGCCCTTCCACATTTCCGACGTGTTGACGGACGCCAAGGGCCAAAAATTGCTGGTGGCGACCGCCCGGATCGAGGAAGGCGGGCAGACGCTCGGCTATATTTTGGCGGAGATCAATCTTGATTTTTACAGCGCGATCCGCGAGCGGGCCGAGCTTTGGAACGACTCGACGTTCTATTTGCTGGACGGCCGCGGGCAGATCGTCAGCGCGGGCACGCAAAACGAAAAGCGGGAAAGCTTTGTGACGAGCGCGCAGGAGCGCGAGGATTATAACGAAAAATATAGCGCCATTGATTTTGAAAAGGAACCCGAAGGCAGCTTTTGCTACACCATGAACGAAAATAGTTACATCACCTATTATTCCGACGTGGCATATACCGATTGGCGCGTGCTGCTTTCGGTGAATTTGAGCAATTACCAGTCCAAGGAGACCGTGTATTTCGTTTTGGCGTGCTCCATGGTGCTTTTATGCATCCTGCTGGCGATATGGATCGGCCGGTTTGCCTCCAAGCGGATCATCCATCCCATCAAAAGCATTTCCGGCACCCTGCAAAACATCAGGCAGGAGCAGGATTATACGCTGCGGGTAGCGGTTGAACGCAAGGATGAGCTGGGCAGCTTGGCCGGGGAAGTGAACGAGCTGCTTGACTTTATAGAAACGGAAAATCTCTATAAAACGCAGCAGCAGCGCCTGCTTCAGGCAAAGGCCGAGCAGGACGCGCTGACCAAGGTGCTGAACAAGGAGCGCATCGATCAGGTCTTGCAGGAGGCGATCGAGCGGCACCGGGCGGATCGCACGCCGATGGCGGTCCTGTTTGTGGATGTGGATGATTTTAAAGATTTCAATACACAGTATGGGCATAACGTGGGCGATCAGGTGCTTTTGTACCTCACCTCCAAGTTGGCGCAGCAAACGGGCGGCACGGTGGGCCGCGTGGGCGGAGACGAGTTTTTGGTGATCATGGAAGCGTCGGAGCAGCTTGCTTCGCTCGACGCGTTCCTGAACCGGCTGGAAGAGCCGTCGAATAACCAGTTCGTGGTGCGCGGCAGCGGCGCCCGGCTGTATGTTTATTGCAGTATCGGCGCGGTCCGTATCGACTTTTCGCAAAGCGGTATGGAGAATTTGACTTCGGCCCAAGTGACCGAACGGGCGGACGCCGCCATGTACCAAGCCAAGCACGGCGGCAAGCACGGCCACGTGATTTTAGACTATACGCCCCCCGATGTTATGGAATAA
- a CDS encoding DUF6612 family protein, translating to MRNTRSWPRRAAAAILTLTMAAGLGACGDKADGGAAGQSIEDIMKTAQANMADVKSMSYDMTMSMEMKANDETLKIATSGKVDQIVDPITMKLDMNVDMGEVGNMNTAMYVAQDGDKYMLYTGIDAGDGNLVWQKQEMADTSAFDQMDARESFDLYLSSAESFKENGTETVGGAEATRYDGTISEEDLAQVLEASGVMDQFSSLGITGDQLDTMLTDLGDLPISLWISKADQIPVKYEMDMTAIMQSLMGKMMDSMGAGEDDKLDVANVLVSMTVSNINGVESIEIPAEALNAAAA from the coding sequence ATGAGAAATACCAGAAGCTGGCCGCGGCGGGCGGCCGCGGCGATCCTGACACTGACGATGGCGGCTGGGCTTGGCGCCTGCGGCGACAAGGCTGACGGCGGCGCCGCCGGCCAGAGCATCGAGGATATCATGAAGACCGCGCAGGCCAACATGGCGGATGTTAAGAGCATGAGCTATGATATGACCATGAGCATGGAAATGAAGGCGAATGACGAGACCCTGAAGATCGCCACGAGCGGCAAGGTCGACCAGATCGTCGATCCGATCACGATGAAACTGGATATGAACGTGGATATGGGCGAGGTCGGCAATATGAATACCGCCATGTACGTTGCGCAGGATGGCGATAAGTACATGCTGTACACCGGAATTGACGCGGGCGACGGCAATCTGGTTTGGCAGAAGCAGGAGATGGCCGATACCTCCGCGTTCGATCAGATGGACGCGCGCGAAAGCTTTGACCTGTATCTTTCCAGCGCGGAAAGCTTTAAGGAAAACGGTACCGAAACGGTTGGCGGCGCGGAAGCGACCCGTTATGACGGCACGATCTCCGAGGAGGACCTGGCTCAGGTGCTCGAAGCTTCCGGCGTGATGGACCAGTTTTCCAGCCTTGGCATTACGGGCGACCAGCTGGATACCATGCTCACCGATCTGGGCGACCTGCCGATCAGCCTGTGGATCTCCAAGGCGGACCAGATCCCGGTCAAGTACGAAATGGACATGACCGCGATCATGCAGAGCCTGATGGGCAAGATGATGGACAGCATGGGCGCGGGCGAGGACGATAAGCTCGACGTAGCCAACGTGCTCGTATCCATGACCGTGAGCAACATCAACGGTGTGGAAAGCATTGAAATCCCCGCGGAAGCGCTGAACGCCGCCGCCGCGTAA
- a CDS encoding galactokinase, whose protein sequence is MLRQSSLSAEIGNGALDSRLRAMTGCDPSELPALCARLSHVLSRYGKIFGPDGEVGLFSGPGRTEIGGNHTDHQRGRVLAAAINLDALACAGPNGTDTIHICSAGYPDIAVSLGDLAVQPGEAGTSAALVRGVAARFTALGHPVSGFNAYIESTVLGGSGLSSSAAYEVLIGVIVNHLFCQDAVSLVQIAQIGQYAENVYFGKPCGLMDQLASAVGGIVSIDFKDPETPIVHQIDYDLSASGHALCIIDSGADHADLTEDYAAIPREMGAVAAFFGKDVLRQVDYEAFWQNIPALRKAAGDRAVLRAIHFFDDNLCAQKQATALESDNFVQFLNLVNQSGISSSEHLQNLYSASAPGQQALPLVIALARRLLGGTGAVRVHGGGFAGTVQAFVPFPQLDTFRGRIEAAFGKGCCHVLRIRPEGGAVIAG, encoded by the coding sequence ATGTTACGACAAAGCAGCCTTTCCGCTGAAATCGGGAACGGCGCGCTTGATTCACGCCTGCGCGCCATGACCGGCTGCGACCCGAGCGAGCTGCCCGCCCTGTGCGCGCGGCTATCCCACGTGCTTTCAAGATATGGAAAAATCTTTGGGCCGGACGGCGAGGTCGGCCTGTTCAGCGGCCCCGGCCGCACCGAGATCGGCGGCAACCATACCGACCATCAGCGCGGCCGCGTGCTGGCCGCCGCCATCAATCTGGACGCGCTTGCCTGCGCCGGGCCAAACGGCACGGATACCATCCATATTTGCTCGGCCGGTTATCCGGATATCGCGGTATCGCTCGGCGATCTTGCCGTACAGCCGGGCGAAGCGGGCACCTCCGCCGCGCTGGTGCGCGGCGTGGCCGCGCGTTTTACCGCGCTCGGCCATCCGGTAAGCGGGTTTAACGCCTATATCGAATCGACCGTGCTGGGCGGATCGGGCCTCTCGTCCTCGGCGGCGTACGAGGTGCTGATCGGCGTGATCGTGAACCACTTATTCTGTCAGGACGCGGTCTCGCTCGTGCAGATCGCGCAGATCGGCCAATACGCGGAAAACGTGTATTTCGGCAAGCCCTGCGGACTGATGGATCAGCTTGCCAGCGCGGTGGGCGGCATCGTTTCGATCGACTTTAAGGACCCCGAAACGCCCATCGTACACCAGATCGATTACGACCTTTCCGCTTCGGGCCACGCGCTGTGCATCATCGATTCCGGCGCCGACCACGCCGACCTGACCGAGGATTACGCCGCCATCCCCCGTGAAATGGGCGCTGTGGCCGCCTTTTTCGGCAAGGATGTGCTGCGGCAGGTCGACTATGAAGCGTTTTGGCAAAACATCCCCGCTCTGCGAAAGGCCGCGGGCGACCGCGCCGTGCTGCGCGCCATCCACTTTTTCGACGACAACCTGTGCGCGCAAAAGCAGGCGACAGCGCTTGAGAGCGATAACTTTGTTCAGTTTTTGAATCTGGTCAACCAGTCCGGCATCTCCTCGTCCGAGCACCTGCAAAATCTGTACAGCGCGTCGGCCCCGGGGCAGCAGGCCCTGCCGCTCGTGATTGCGCTGGCGCGCCGCCTGCTCGGCGGTACGGGCGCGGTGCGTGTGCATGGCGGCGGTTTTGCCGGAACCGTGCAGGCCTTTGTGCCCTTCCCGCAGCTTGATACGTTCCGCGGGCGGATCGAAGCCGCGTTCGGCAAGGGCTGCTGCCATGTGCTGCGTATCCGCCCGGAGGGCGGCGCTGTTATTGCGGGTTAA
- a CDS encoding TetR/AcrR family transcriptional regulator, translated as MKQEERSKRTYQRILTAAIAEFGGKSYESASINNICSVNHIPKGLIYYNFENKDQLYLRCVQACFDELTAYLQSASYPPDDTAGSLRLLLARRQTFFTDQPSYKRLFFQTLFQPPLHLANELRTLRRAFDGFHAARYQAVLDHIELRDGISAQAAKEYFFIFQEMFNGYYQTQAVGGTDLSLLIENHESKLPALIDLMLYGVAKEKD; from the coding sequence ATGAAGCAGGAGGAACGGAGCAAACGCACGTATCAGCGCATTTTAACCGCAGCAATCGCTGAATTTGGCGGCAAAAGCTATGAAAGCGCTTCTATCAACAACATTTGCAGCGTTAACCATATCCCCAAGGGGCTGATCTATTACAATTTTGAAAACAAGGATCAGCTGTATCTGCGGTGTGTGCAAGCCTGCTTTGACGAGCTGACCGCATACCTGCAAAGCGCGTCTTACCCGCCGGACGATACGGCGGGCAGCCTGCGGCTGCTGCTCGCGCGGCGGCAAACCTTTTTTACCGACCAGCCCTCGTATAAGCGCCTTTTCTTTCAAACGCTGTTCCAGCCCCCGCTTCATCTAGCAAACGAGCTTCGGACGCTTCGCCGCGCGTTCGACGGCTTCCATGCCGCCCGCTATCAAGCGGTGCTCGATCATATTGAATTGCGCGACGGCATCTCGGCGCAGGCCGCCAAAGAGTATTTCTTTATTTTTCAGGAGATGTTCAACGGGTATTATCAAACGCAGGCTGTCGGCGGCACCGACCTGTCCCTCCTGATTGAAAACCACGAAAGCAAGCTGCCCGCCCTAATCGACCTTATGCTTTACGGCGTTGCGAAGGAAAAGGACTGA